Proteins encoded by one window of Winogradskyella sp. PG-2:
- a CDS encoding DUF547 domain-containing protein: MMKLYTILIALLFTFSVSAQDLDTFFSKTNTFLGEYVKNGKVAYSKINEDQSTLNELLKIADGISVETSDAKNYQAFWINVYNISVIKGIIDNYPTKSPLDNSGFFDKTTYNLGGKKITLNDIEHKLLRAKFKDARFHFVLVCGAIGCPPLISNAYLPGTLETQLETQTKLALNGSFLKVNTKKKRVQASEIMKWYKEDFTMNGMSEIDFINIYRTEKISEKFKLSYFSYNWSVNKQ; encoded by the coding sequence ATGATGAAATTATATACGATTTTAATAGCATTACTTTTTACCTTCAGTGTGAGCGCTCAAGATTTAGATACATTCTTTTCTAAGACAAATACGTTTTTAGGTGAATATGTAAAGAATGGAAAAGTTGCTTATTCTAAAATTAATGAAGACCAATCAACTTTAAATGAGCTCTTAAAAATAGCTGATGGCATTTCAGTTGAAACTTCGGATGCTAAGAACTACCAGGCGTTTTGGATTAATGTATATAATATTTCAGTAATAAAAGGAATTATAGATAACTATCCTACAAAGTCTCCATTAGATAATAGTGGTTTTTTTGATAAGACCACTTATAATTTGGGAGGTAAGAAAATCACGCTTAATGATATTGAGCACAAATTATTGAGAGCAAAATTTAAAGATGCACGATTTCATTTTGTGTTGGTTTGTGGGGCTATAGGTTGCCCTCCTTTAATTAGTAACGCTTATTTACCAGGAACATTAGAAACGCAATTAGAAACACAGACTAAGTTAGCTTTAAATGGAAGTTTTTTAAAGGTAAATACTAAGAAGAAAAGAGTACAAGCTTCAGAAATAATGAAGTGGTATAAGGAAGATTTTACTATGAACGGTATGTCTGAAATTGATTTTATAAATATATATAGAACAGAAAAAATATCAGAAAAATTTAAGCTCAGTTATTTCTCATATAACTGGAGTGTTAACAAACAATAA
- a CDS encoding POTRA domain-containing protein, producing MKRIIILFLLSICYSGYSQNKVADIKVQGNKKLKSSFVKKISNIKPGVVLDSTVIEEDIRLLKRLPSIAHAYYQVFPAEEPNEYNVFYNIEENFTIIPSANVYTTNDDEFAYRLGLYEFNLFGQNITFGGFYQKDIYDSYAINLRAPYLFSRNLGLAINFQNLTTQEPVFFDNTTANYRYNNESFEVLGLYQINFTNRIEAGLNFFTEDYKYKSGATNPNVPQDLEVKKMLYKVIYEYNNLNYDYQYVEGFRSIFNFQYVHAREDGQLPDFLIGWNDFQYFKRFGKRGNWANRLRLGLATNNDTPFAPFAVDNNLNIRGVGNLIDRGTAAIVLNTEYRYTLYEKGWFSLQGNAFVDAGSWRNPGGDLGDFADSQNLRVYPGLGLRFIHKKIFNAIFRIDYGVGITPDSTQGLVFGIGQYF from the coding sequence ATGAAACGCATTATAATTCTATTTCTACTAAGTATTTGTTATTCTGGTTATTCGCAGAATAAAGTGGCTGATATAAAAGTGCAAGGCAATAAGAAACTGAAAAGTTCTTTTGTAAAGAAAATATCTAATATTAAGCCCGGAGTTGTGTTAGATTCTACTGTAATAGAAGAAGATATTAGGCTGCTTAAGCGTTTACCTTCAATAGCGCATGCCTATTATCAAGTATTTCCTGCTGAAGAACCTAATGAGTATAATGTCTTTTATAATATAGAGGAGAACTTTACCATTATACCATCTGCGAATGTTTATACCACCAATGATGATGAGTTTGCATATCGTTTAGGTTTATATGAATTCAACTTGTTTGGTCAGAATATCACATTTGGTGGTTTTTACCAAAAGGATATTTATGATTCTTATGCTATAAATTTAAGGGCTCCATATCTATTTTCTAGAAATTTAGGATTGGCAATTAACTTTCAAAACTTAACAACGCAAGAACCTGTATTTTTTGATAATACAACGGCAAACTATCGTTATAATAATGAATCATTTGAAGTTTTAGGGCTCTATCAAATTAATTTCACAAACCGAATAGAAGCAGGTCTTAATTTTTTCACCGAAGATTATAAATATAAATCAGGAGCAACAAATCCAAATGTACCACAAGATTTAGAGGTAAAAAAAATGCTCTATAAGGTTATTTATGAGTATAATAATCTTAATTACGATTACCAATATGTTGAAGGTTTTAGGAGTATTTTTAATTTCCAATATGTACATGCACGAGAAGATGGTCAGCTACCAGATTTTTTAATTGGTTGGAATGATTTTCAATATTTTAAACGCTTTGGGAAACGAGGTAATTGGGCCAATCGATTACGTTTGGGCCTTGCTACAAATAATGATACGCCATTCGCACCATTTGCAGTAGATAATAATCTAAATATAAGAGGTGTTGGTAATCTTATAGACAGAGGTACTGCTGCTATTGTTTTAAATACAGAATATCGATATACATTATATGAAAAAGGTTGGTTTTCTCTTCAAGGAAATGCCTTTGTAGATGCAGGTAGCTGGAGAAATCCAGGCGGAGATTTAGGTGATTTTGCAGATTCTCAAAACCTTAGAGTTTATCCAGGCTTAGGACTACGATTTATTCATAAAAAAATCTTCAATGCTATTTTTAGAATTGATTATGGTGTTGGGATTACACCAGATTCAACTCAAGGATTAGTTTTTGGTATTGGCCAATATTTTTAA
- a CDS encoding glycoside hydrolase family 113, which produces MRIFKCLIIGVLLIALSACNGQVEKINGVSFVASGGSIDQTNVQPVVNVNANYAAIMPFGFMRSLDHTEIIHNTERQWFGETRAGAKQYIDELRKKQIKIMVKPQIWVRRGEFTGLIEMTDETNWKLLEKSYSSFIIEYAELAEEVNAEILCIGTELENFVKNRPEYWNTLITEIKTIYKGKLTYAANWDEYKRTPFWDQLDYIGVDAYFPVSDKQTPTFEDCMKGWETHKPVIKDMSVKYEKPILFTEYGYRSVDYSGKKPWVSDRSMNKVNLDAQVNTTKALYETFWKEDWFAGGFIWKWFNNYEKSGGVDNPMFTPQNKPVEAVIKSYYKSKK; this is translated from the coding sequence ATGAGAATTTTTAAGTGCTTAATTATTGGTGTTTTACTTATTGCGTTATCAGCGTGTAACGGCCAGGTAGAAAAAATAAATGGTGTTAGTTTTGTCGCATCAGGTGGTTCAATAGATCAAACAAACGTTCAGCCTGTTGTAAATGTCAATGCTAATTATGCGGCCATAATGCCATTTGGGTTTATGAGAAGCTTAGATCATACTGAGATTATCCATAATACGGAGCGGCAGTGGTTCGGTGAAACGAGAGCAGGTGCAAAACAGTATATAGATGAGCTTCGTAAGAAGCAAATTAAGATAATGGTAAAGCCCCAAATTTGGGTTAGAAGAGGAGAGTTCACAGGACTCATTGAAATGACAGATGAAACTAATTGGAAACTTTTAGAGAAATCGTACTCCAGTTTTATTATAGAGTACGCTGAGCTGGCAGAGGAAGTGAATGCTGAAATTTTATGCATTGGTACAGAACTTGAAAATTTTGTAAAAAACCGACCAGAATATTGGAACACTTTAATTACTGAAATTAAAACTATTTATAAAGGTAAACTGACTTATGCGGCTAATTGGGATGAATATAAACGCACACCATTTTGGGATCAATTAGATTACATTGGTGTAGATGCTTATTTTCCAGTAAGTGATAAACAAACACCAACATTTGAAGATTGTATGAAAGGTTGGGAAACTCATAAACCAGTGATAAAAGATATGTCTGTAAAATATGAGAAGCCAATTTTATTTACAGAGTATGGTTATAGAAGTGTAGATTATTCGGGTAAAAAACCTTGGGTTTCTGATCGAAGTATGAATAAAGTAAATCTAGATGCTCAAGTCAATACAACTAAAGCGTTGTATGAAACTTTTTGGAAGGAAGATTGGTTTGCAGGTGGTTTTATCTGGAAATGGTTTAACAATTATGAAAAAAGTGGAGGTGTAGATAATCCAATGTTTACTCCACAGAATAAACCCGTGGAAGCGGTTATTAAAAGCTATTACAAAAGTAAAAAGTGA